The proteins below come from a single Pseudomonas hygromyciniae genomic window:
- a CDS encoding isochorismatase family protein, whose product MQNYVPISMNTVDALIVVDVQNAFVSGPEAVPGHKMLISAIELLLTQARLANAPVIFLQNDGPVGATDEPFQPGWALFFPPRPHEKIVRKKNDNGFDGTDLHTILTGLGIRTVAMCGMLSDMCLAATARAAMEHGYGVLLPHDAHATYDVPAGPGSEAVPAAMAARAAEWSLGDEIKICAASHEVRFVAARSDAPAIF is encoded by the coding sequence ATGCAGAATTACGTCCCGATCTCGATGAATACGGTTGACGCCCTGATCGTAGTCGATGTGCAGAATGCCTTCGTATCAGGTCCGGAGGCTGTTCCAGGACATAAAATGCTCATTTCTGCGATTGAGCTATTACTTACTCAGGCTAGGCTCGCCAACGCGCCTGTGATCTTCCTCCAAAACGATGGTCCTGTCGGTGCCACCGATGAGCCGTTCCAACCGGGGTGGGCACTCTTCTTTCCTCCGCGACCACACGAGAAGATCGTACGGAAAAAGAATGATAACGGGTTCGACGGAACTGATCTGCACACTATCCTTACAGGCCTCGGCATACGAACAGTCGCGATGTGCGGAATGCTCTCGGATATGTGCCTTGCTGCTACAGCGCGGGCAGCCATGGAGCATGGTTACGGCGTTTTGCTGCCGCACGACGCGCATGCAACCTACGACGTTCCGGCCGGCCCAGGGTCAGAAGCCGTTCCCGCAGCGATGGCGGCGCGAGCGGCAGAATGGTCGCTTGGAGACGAGATAAAGATTTGTGCGGCGTCGCATGAAGTCCGATTTGTAGCAGCGCGCTCCGACGCGCCGGCCATCTTTTGA
- a CDS encoding class I SAM-dependent methyltransferase gives MAQNIYDNPNFFAGYSQLPRQVHGLDGAPEWPAIRAMLPALTGKRVADLGCGFGWASRWMRAQGAVSVLGLDLSQNMIARAKADTSDPAIEYQIADLETLELPEAAFDVVYSALTFHYVKDFRRLTRMIHKTLVPGGDLVFTAEHPIFMAAAHPHWIIDEDGRKTWPVNGYSLEGERRTDWFAKGVLKYHRSLGTTLNTLIDAGFGLRRIEEFAPTREQIERSPELAEELERPMMLLVSARKIETR, from the coding sequence ATGGCACAGAATATCTACGACAATCCCAACTTCTTTGCTGGCTACAGCCAGTTGCCGCGACAGGTTCACGGGCTTGACGGTGCGCCCGAATGGCCGGCAATCCGGGCGATGCTGCCTGCGCTCACGGGCAAGCGCGTGGCCGATTTAGGGTGCGGCTTCGGTTGGGCATCGCGCTGGATGCGCGCGCAAGGTGCGGTCTCGGTGCTTGGCCTCGATCTGTCGCAGAACATGATTGCCCGCGCTAAAGCCGATACCTCGGACCCCGCCATCGAATATCAGATCGCAGATCTCGAGACGCTGGAACTGCCTGAGGCCGCTTTCGACGTCGTCTACAGCGCTCTGACGTTCCACTATGTCAAAGACTTCCGGCGCCTCACGCGTATGATTCATAAGACGCTCGTTCCCGGCGGAGATCTGGTCTTTACGGCCGAGCATCCGATTTTCATGGCTGCGGCGCATCCGCATTGGATCATCGATGAAGACGGCCGCAAGACCTGGCCGGTTAATGGCTACTCACTTGAGGGCGAGCGCCGCACGGATTGGTTCGCCAAGGGCGTGCTGAAGTATCACCGGAGCCTCGGCACCACCCTCAATACGCTGATTGATGCTGGTTTCGGATTGCGGAGGATCGAGGAGTTCGCCCCGACGCGCGAACAGATTGAGCGCTCGCCTGAACTGGCCGAAGAGCTGGAGCGGCCAATGATGCTCCTGGTCTCGGCTCGGAAGATAGAAACACGCTAG
- a CDS encoding amidase — MELTDAAIERIERLNPLLNAVVSFDFDQARRRARVVSKDALFGGVPTLIKDVLPYPGLPLGMGGRFLPQFPMPSGSPYTDALDAAGLVVLGKSATSEFALLGTTEPVGGKPVRNPWNLSLSSGGSSGGAVAAVASGMVPIAHASDGGGSIRGPSSFCGLFGFKPSRGRTQSNGLPESSPSVQFLSEHCVSRSVRDSLAWLQATERQDNHQHMPSLDELRANRRPFRIGVYRNDGFGNAPDPDAAAGLELAMRTCEALGHSVVEISSPPIDTKAASEAFFTLSASMVAGGLEFFRSMLGSAYNEDNLEPYTRELAKRARAMPQEACIRALETLSSAAAVAKGTMAGFDVLLCPTVGFPAFELGRYTPDKDVEELNAFIVRVASYTFPASLAGWPAMSMPLYWTHAGLPLGSHFSAATGNDALLFSLALQLEEALPWQPRFGSLMDRLYAATA, encoded by the coding sequence TTGGAACTGACCGATGCCGCTATCGAACGTATCGAACGCCTAAACCCGCTTCTCAACGCGGTGGTATCGTTTGACTTTGACCAAGCCCGTCGCCGTGCCCGCGTGGTCTCCAAGGACGCATTGTTTGGTGGCGTGCCCACACTGATCAAGGATGTCCTACCCTATCCAGGGCTTCCGCTCGGAATGGGTGGGAGATTCCTGCCGCAGTTTCCCATGCCGAGCGGCTCCCCCTATACGGACGCACTGGATGCGGCAGGTCTTGTCGTGCTGGGAAAAAGTGCGACCTCTGAATTCGCTCTCCTGGGCACAACCGAGCCCGTCGGCGGCAAACCCGTGCGCAATCCATGGAATTTGAGCCTCTCGTCAGGCGGGTCGTCTGGTGGCGCCGTTGCCGCGGTCGCATCTGGCATGGTGCCGATCGCGCATGCATCCGACGGTGGCGGCTCGATCCGTGGCCCGTCCTCATTTTGCGGGCTCTTCGGCTTCAAACCAAGTCGAGGACGTACCCAATCCAATGGCCTGCCCGAGAGTAGTCCGAGCGTGCAGTTCCTCAGCGAACATTGCGTCAGTCGCTCAGTACGCGACAGCCTCGCTTGGCTTCAGGCGACGGAGCGACAAGACAACCATCAGCACATGCCGTCGCTTGATGAGCTTCGGGCCAACCGAAGGCCGTTTAGGATCGGCGTCTATCGCAACGATGGTTTCGGCAATGCCCCTGATCCTGATGCTGCGGCCGGCCTCGAGCTGGCCATGCGGACATGCGAGGCGCTGGGACATTCGGTCGTCGAAATAAGTTCGCCCCCAATAGACACGAAGGCGGCAAGTGAAGCTTTCTTCACCCTTTCGGCAAGCATGGTTGCGGGCGGGCTGGAATTCTTCCGCAGCATGCTGGGCAGCGCCTATAACGAGGATAACCTCGAGCCCTACACACGCGAATTGGCAAAGCGAGCTCGAGCCATGCCGCAGGAAGCTTGCATCAGGGCCCTCGAAACGCTTTCGTCCGCGGCGGCGGTCGCTAAAGGAACCATGGCGGGTTTTGATGTCCTGCTCTGCCCGACGGTCGGCTTTCCGGCATTCGAACTTGGCAGATATACACCGGACAAAGACGTGGAAGAGCTCAACGCTTTTATCGTGAGAGTGGCGAGTTACACATTTCCGGCATCGCTCGCCGGATGGCCGGCGATGTCGATGCCGCTATATTGGACGCACGCCGGTTTGCCGCTGGGCAGCCACTTCAGCGCGGCAACTGGGAACGATGCCCTGCTGTTCTCCCTGGCCCTGCAACTGGAAGAAGCGCTGCCTTGGCAGCCCCGGTTCGGTTCCCTTATGGATCGCTTGTATGCCGCAACGGCTTAA
- a CDS encoding TetR/AcrR family transcriptional regulator produces the protein MPQRLKDDVRQNILRSAAHVFAEKGYGAATLAEVAQGAHVTTSNIYKYFPNKEGLLNALVTPTIASRLLRLVRARIRELAIRENWSSGQADQSRPAQELLSFWIEHRLAVLILLRGADGTRFDHIRDVLIREMERLSLRFLERQSHGETASPEVRFVLVRLFTNTIDMIADILENFENRDGIRAAFAAFWTYQLAGLQAMLHPEKPGRTPSSAVDRRGWTTDDRTE, from the coding sequence ATGCCGCAACGGCTTAAAGACGATGTTCGCCAGAACATCCTAAGGTCCGCCGCCCACGTTTTTGCCGAGAAGGGTTATGGGGCGGCCACGCTCGCCGAGGTGGCGCAAGGTGCGCATGTCACGACCAGCAATATCTACAAGTATTTTCCTAACAAGGAGGGATTGCTAAACGCCCTTGTGACACCGACTATTGCTTCTCGCCTACTGCGCCTTGTGCGTGCTCGCATCCGCGAACTGGCAATCCGCGAAAATTGGAGTTCGGGGCAGGCGGATCAATCGCGGCCCGCCCAAGAATTGCTCTCCTTCTGGATCGAGCATCGGCTGGCCGTTCTCATTCTTTTGCGTGGTGCCGATGGTACACGTTTTGACCACATCCGCGATGTCCTGATCCGTGAGATGGAGCGCCTTTCATTGCGCTTCCTTGAGCGTCAGAGCCATGGCGAGACGGCTTCTCCTGAGGTTCGCTTCGTGCTCGTTCGACTCTTCACCAACACAATTGATATGATTGCCGATATCCTCGAAAACTTCGAGAACCGCGACGGGATCCGAGCGGCTTTCGCTGCCTTCTGGACTTACCAGCTCGCCGGACTCCAAGCCATGCTCCATCCTGAGAAACCCGGACGAACGCCTTCGAGTGCTGTGGACCGCCGCGGCTGGACAACCGACGACCGCACGGAATGA
- a CDS encoding DUF3626 domain-containing protein produces the protein MGDVKACLHLKNRAEALRSASSKSSFTDMAGVSNSSCKHHPCVDKAISHVRSRSEGSPVPTGLPVTLNFHPDILHRGRLMIEALAQEGIYRSQFETGTSNGGMTAHPSGDRWRWESEMFGTAYDNVAPNLRPKYGALNYLRSVTGGSPRFGSSHLRLRPHVLARTTFCYPDSYLDPVDFGVADRMSLIALAEKGRAAMDVLDSYIEAHVHGPLILAEDVEAMVLDSCYRNTPIEAVAATLPFALEWHPGLPP, from the coding sequence ATGGGTGACGTCAAGGCTTGCCTCCACCTGAAAAACCGGGCTGAAGCGCTCCGCTCAGCAAGCTCCAAGAGCAGCTTCACAGATATGGCAGGTGTATCGAACAGCAGCTGCAAGCATCATCCATGCGTGGACAAAGCGATCAGTCATGTTCGCAGCCGATCAGAAGGCTCTCCAGTTCCCACGGGATTGCCGGTCACCCTGAACTTCCATCCCGATATCCTGCATCGGGGCCGGTTGATGATTGAGGCTCTCGCACAGGAGGGAATCTATCGCTCGCAGTTCGAAACCGGCACGAGCAATGGCGGCATGACAGCTCACCCTAGCGGCGACCGTTGGCGGTGGGAAAGCGAGATGTTCGGCACTGCCTATGATAACGTGGCCCCAAACCTGCGCCCAAAATACGGAGCTCTGAACTATCTCAGAAGTGTGACAGGCGGTTCGCCGCGTTTTGGCTCTTCACACCTGCGGCTGCGCCCCCACGTTCTGGCTCGCACCACGTTCTGCTATCCTGATAGCTACCTAGATCCGGTTGATTTCGGTGTAGCCGACCGCATGAGCCTCATTGCCCTGGCAGAAAAGGGGCGAGCTGCGATGGACGTGCTGGACAGCTACATCGAAGCCCACGTGCATGGCCCGCTGATCCTGGCGGAGGACGTGGAGGCCATGGTCCTGGATTCGTGCTACCGCAACACACCCATAGAAGCGGTGGCAGCGACACTGCCCTTTGCTCTCGAATGGCATCCTGGTCTGCCCCCCTGA
- a CDS encoding IS3 family transposase (programmed frameshift) — MPQKKHKPEEIVAKLRQVDVLLSQGRSVGEAVRLIGVTQFTYYRWRKEFGGLKGDQVKRLKDLEKENERLRKAVSDLTLEKLILKEAAFGKLLSPSRRRRCIDHVMAKFSVSERFACKVLGQHRSTQRKRPGGRPDEEALTADIIRLASRYGRYGYRRITAMLRCEGWTVNAKRVERIWRREGLKVPQKQPKRGRLWLNNGSCIRLRPEHPNHVWSYDFVEGRTHNGRKFRMLNIIDEFTRECLAIRIDRKLNSTDVIDVLSDLFILRGVPGHVRSDNGPEFIAKAVREWIAAVGAKTAFIEPGSPWENGYCESFNSKLRDELLNGEIFYSLAEAKVIIEAWRRYYNTERPHSSLGYKPPAPQATIWPAPPPGSTPPSAQAMAEKPIIH; from the exons ATGCCCCAGAAGAAGCACAAGCCCGAAGAGATTGTCGCAAAGCTGCGCCAGGTCGATGTTCTGTTGTCTCAGGGCCGATCTGTTGGCGAAGCGGTTCGTTTGATCGGCGTGACGCAGTTCACCTATTACCGCTGGCGCAAGGAGTTCGGTGGCCTGAAGGGTGACCAGGTAAAGCGGCTGAAGGACCTTGAGAAAGAGAACGAGCGGCTTCGCAAGGCGGTGTCGGACCTGACGCTCGAGAAACTGATTTTGAAGGAGGCTGCCT TCGGGAAACTTCTGAGCCCTTCCCGCCGCCGCCGATGCATTGACCATGTCATGGCGAAGTTCTCCGTCTCGGAGCGCTTCGCCTGCAAGGTTCTGGGCCAGCACCGTTCGACCCAGCGCAAGAGGCCTGGAGGCAGGCCAGATGAAGAGGCATTGACCGCCGACATCATCCGGCTCGCTTCCCGCTATGGCCGTTATGGCTATCGCAGGATCACCGCGATGCTGCGGTGCGAAGGCTGGACGGTGAATGCCAAGCGCGTCGAGCGCATCTGGCGGCGGGAGGGGCTTAAGGTTCCCCAGAAGCAACCGAAAAGAGGACGTCTCTGGCTGAATAACGGATCGTGCATCCGGCTTCGACCGGAGCACCCCAACCATGTCTGGTCCTATGACTTCGTCGAGGGCCGCACCCACAATGGCAGGAAATTCCGCATGCTCAACATCATCGACGAGTTCACCCGGGAATGCCTGGCAATCCGCATCGATCGCAAGCTCAACTCCACCGACGTCATTGATGTCTTGTCGGACCTGTTCATCCTGCGCGGCGTGCCGGGTCATGTTCGTTCCGACAACGGCCCGGAGTTCATCGCCAAGGCCGTGCGGGAGTGGATTGCTGCTGTCGGTGCGAAGACCGCATTCATCGAACCAGGAAGCCCATGGGAGAACGGCTACTGCGAGAGCTTCAACTCGAAGCTTCGCGACGAACTGCTCAACGGTGAAATCTTCTATAGCCTCGCCGAGGCAAAGGTCATCATCGAAGCTTGGCGACGCTACTACAACACCGAGCGGCCGCACTCATCGCTCGGATATAAACCGCCGGCACCGCAGGCCACCATCTGGCCTGCGCCGCCGCCCGGATCGACACCGCCATCTGCCCAGGCCATGGCCGAAAAGCCGATCATACATTAA
- a CDS encoding HAD-IA family hydrolase: MFDLDGTLVDSEAICNQALLDLLPDLNKPIGDLIKYYRGKKLSVIFNEIEASIGRRLPVDFEQAYRSRVSELFAIDLEPIPGVVAMLDSLPLPKCVVSNGPAHKIHQALKRTGIDGHFIGRVFSAYDVGLWKPDPGLLLHAARMIGAAPNRCAVVEDSEVGIEAALQAGMKAFHYVPDKDAACHKGSVPFFEMSQLNELLKQSLQ; this comes from the coding sequence TTGTTTGATTTGGACGGGACACTGGTTGACAGCGAGGCAATATGTAATCAAGCGCTTCTGGACCTGCTACCCGATTTGAACAAGCCCATTGGAGATTTGATAAAATACTATCGAGGAAAAAAGCTGTCCGTGATCTTCAATGAAATTGAAGCGTCTATAGGTCGAAGGCTTCCGGTAGATTTTGAACAAGCTTATAGATCACGCGTTTCAGAGCTTTTCGCCATTGACCTTGAACCGATTCCTGGTGTCGTAGCTATGCTCGACAGTTTGCCGCTCCCTAAGTGTGTAGTATCGAACGGCCCGGCTCACAAGATTCACCAGGCCTTGAAAAGGACCGGGATAGACGGACACTTCATCGGTCGTGTATTCAGCGCCTATGATGTCGGGCTTTGGAAGCCTGATCCTGGTCTTCTCTTACACGCAGCGAGAATGATAGGAGCTGCGCCGAACAGGTGTGCGGTTGTCGAAGACAGCGAGGTTGGTATCGAGGCCGCACTGCAAGCTGGAATGAAGGCTTTCCACTATGTCCCAGACAAAGACGCGGCATGCCACAAAGGCTCTGTACCTTTCTTCGAGATGTCTCAATTAAACGAACTTCTCAAGCAATCACTTCAATGA
- a CDS encoding MATE family efflux transporter: MNHRLVGSVREADPVQSDRAKFTSGSTMQHVVVMSITSAAGALAVFLVDALSLFYISMLEIEEFTAAVGFASAVQFFATSLSIGLSVATTAMVSQALGRGSQEEAAEAGGVSMTLSVLPAILITILSLLKLDYILALLGASGNTSRFAGDFLTITLASTPITVLGMCATGIIRAAGDVRRATKAKIWSCLIAAVVDPLMIFGMNCGLEGAAIATVISRAALLLLAAHGAIRVHKLVAPPSFEMSVRLLRQFLGVSVPASVAQLATPISSAYMTHTMARFGDGAVAGWAIIGRLIPIAFGALFAIGGAVSPIVGQNYGAQRRDRIRSTVRSALSLSALYVALVWLIIALCAEQLAAFFSAEGTARKLVIFYCRFAAVFFFFNGALFITTAAFSSMKRAGMAMLLSWLASTVGVVVPVTLGAHHYDAEGAILGWAVGSALSGIAAIYALQRLIKVEYPSAGAQDSWGDQ; this comes from the coding sequence TTGAACCACCGTCTTGTCGGTTCCGTGCGCGAGGCAGACCCAGTGCAAAGTGACAGAGCCAAATTTACATCTGGTTCGACGATGCAACATGTTGTCGTCATGTCGATAACAAGTGCTGCAGGGGCTCTCGCGGTCTTCCTTGTCGATGCTCTAAGCCTCTTCTACATTTCGATGCTAGAGATAGAGGAATTCACAGCCGCAGTGGGATTTGCATCGGCGGTCCAGTTTTTCGCCACCTCCCTCTCAATTGGTCTCTCGGTTGCGACGACGGCAATGGTCTCCCAAGCCTTGGGTCGCGGAAGCCAAGAAGAAGCTGCAGAGGCAGGGGGCGTGTCAATGACACTGAGCGTCTTGCCTGCAATCCTCATAACGATTCTGTCCTTGCTCAAACTGGATTATATCCTCGCGCTCCTTGGCGCTTCTGGAAACACCAGCAGGTTCGCTGGGGACTTTCTGACAATCACGCTCGCTTCAACACCGATCACAGTGCTCGGCATGTGCGCGACGGGAATTATACGTGCTGCAGGCGACGTCCGTCGTGCCACGAAGGCGAAGATCTGGTCATGCTTGATTGCGGCGGTTGTCGACCCACTCATGATTTTCGGCATGAATTGCGGGCTTGAGGGAGCTGCCATCGCCACCGTCATCTCTCGCGCTGCGCTGCTTCTGCTCGCGGCTCATGGAGCCATACGGGTTCACAAGCTGGTTGCACCGCCCTCCTTCGAAATGTCGGTTCGCCTTCTGCGCCAGTTTCTTGGAGTTTCGGTGCCTGCGAGTGTCGCGCAACTCGCCACCCCGATCAGCAGCGCATACATGACCCATACAATGGCGCGGTTCGGGGATGGAGCAGTTGCTGGCTGGGCGATTATCGGGCGGTTGATACCGATCGCCTTTGGAGCTCTTTTCGCAATCGGGGGAGCGGTGTCTCCGATCGTCGGTCAGAACTACGGCGCCCAACGGAGAGACAGGATACGCTCTACGGTACGGAGCGCGCTGTCCCTGAGTGCCTTGTACGTCGCACTCGTATGGTTGATTATAGCGCTTTGCGCCGAACAACTGGCGGCCTTTTTCAGTGCGGAAGGCACCGCTCGGAAATTAGTTATTTTCTACTGCCGTTTCGCAGCAGTGTTCTTCTTCTTCAACGGCGCACTGTTCATCACAACCGCGGCGTTTTCCAGTATGAAACGCGCGGGAATGGCCATGCTCCTCAGCTGGCTTGCATCGACGGTTGGTGTAGTCGTTCCAGTGACGCTAGGTGCTCATCATTATGACGCAGAAGGCGCTATCCTTGGATGGGCAGTCGGTAGCGCATTGTCGGGAATCGCTGCGATCTATGCCTTGCAGCGCCTGATAAAGGTCGAGTATCCGTCCGCTGGTGCGCAGGACTCATGGGGTGATCAATGA
- a CDS encoding AAA family ATPase has translation MNHTGEILILTGTPGSGKTTTAQTLAGEPGSSKVHLHSDDFWHFIKNGAIQPYLPEAHDQNTVVLDVLAQAAEGYARGGYFVIVDGIVGPWFLAPFKKIPVPVHYVVLRPALDVAIRRCQERGGNTLTDPGPITELHKQLSSLGQLERHALPIDAYTREETLAAVIQAVRSGTYLLTE, from the coding sequence ATGAATCATACAGGCGAAATACTCATCCTGACGGGCACTCCTGGTTCCGGTAAAACCACGACGGCGCAGACTCTCGCCGGAGAGCCCGGATCGTCGAAGGTCCACCTTCATTCCGACGACTTCTGGCATTTCATCAAGAATGGAGCGATCCAACCCTATCTGCCGGAAGCGCATGACCAGAACACCGTTGTTCTCGACGTGCTCGCGCAGGCCGCCGAAGGCTATGCCAGGGGCGGCTATTTTGTCATCGTGGATGGGATTGTCGGACCGTGGTTCCTCGCTCCATTCAAGAAAATCCCGGTGCCTGTTCACTACGTCGTTCTCCGCCCAGCTCTCGACGTGGCCATTCGGCGCTGCCAGGAGCGAGGCGGCAACACGTTGACGGATCCTGGGCCAATTACGGAACTCCACAAGCAACTCTCATCGCTCGGTCAGCTTGAAAGGCATGCCCTGCCGATAGATGCGTATACTCGGGAGGAAACCCTTGCCGCGGTCATCCAGGCTGTACGAAGCGGAACGTATCTCCTGACGGAATGA
- a CDS encoding transcriptional regulator domain-containing protein codes for MGVTLCCISTDLTGDIRPRRIPAAGFAWEHLRRNDECRHDFQATVQAGGLRTDRDLQAINRPAQCR; via the coding sequence ATGGGGGTGACGCTATGCTGCATATCGACTGACCTCACGGGCGATATCCGACCACGCCGTATTCCTGCCGCCGGGTTTGCCTGGGAGCATCTCCGTCGCAATGACGAATGCAGGCACGATTTCCAAGCTACTGTCCAGGCCGGAGGACTTAGGACGGACCGCGATCTGCAGGCTATCAATCGGCCTGCTCAATGTAGGTAG
- a CDS encoding MFS transporter, translated as MTCEASPRSSPTRATQSPESASRFAIFVLLSALSVVPVNLIAPALPTMAVELLSDPAVISLAVAGYAVVTALVELISGAISDRYGRRPVALVSMAIFILASIGCAASANIMTFLFFRALQAAIAACFSVALVGIKETSSDRDGASRMGYAAMAWALAPMLGPTVGGALDQFLGWRAIFITLALCGTAMLLLSLRALGETAPSLTWRERSYLKSYALLLGSVRFWAYAACMAFSTATLYIFLVGAPLVIGGSSAVLGLYMGLVPTGFIFGSYLTGRFASRFPRGTALIAARALTCAGLLVGLMLTTMGNTDAPAFFLPCMFIGIGNGLTLPLANMGAMSLHSDLSGTAAGLAAAMQMGGGAVIVSIAGILLPEADTHALLAMMLSVALLALFAATVVALLERPLTTAHRPG; from the coding sequence ATGACTTGCGAAGCGTCACCTCGGTCGAGCCCAACTCGCGCCACTCAGTCGCCGGAGTCCGCGTCGCGCTTTGCCATTTTTGTTTTGCTCTCAGCTCTGTCGGTGGTGCCAGTCAACTTGATAGCGCCTGCACTGCCTACAATGGCGGTGGAACTGCTTTCCGATCCTGCGGTGATAAGCCTCGCTGTTGCGGGTTACGCCGTTGTCACCGCTCTGGTTGAACTCATCTCGGGCGCGATTTCAGATCGGTACGGGAGACGGCCCGTTGCGCTGGTCTCCATGGCAATCTTCATTCTCGCCTCTATTGGCTGTGCAGCGTCTGCCAATATCATGACCTTCCTGTTCTTCCGAGCACTGCAGGCCGCCATTGCTGCCTGCTTTTCTGTTGCGCTTGTCGGAATCAAGGAAACATCAAGCGATCGCGACGGCGCGAGCCGAATGGGATACGCCGCAATGGCATGGGCGCTGGCTCCGATGCTCGGCCCTACCGTTGGCGGGGCACTCGATCAGTTCCTGGGATGGCGCGCGATCTTCATCACCCTTGCTCTCTGCGGAACGGCAATGCTTCTACTGTCGCTGAGAGCGCTCGGGGAAACCGCGCCCTCGCTCACTTGGCGCGAGCGCAGCTATCTCAAATCTTATGCGCTGCTTTTGGGGTCAGTGCGGTTTTGGGCCTATGCAGCCTGCATGGCCTTTTCAACGGCCACGCTCTACATTTTCCTGGTGGGAGCCCCCCTGGTCATCGGCGGCTCGAGTGCCGTTCTGGGGCTGTATATGGGGCTCGTCCCGACGGGGTTCATCTTCGGCAGCTATTTGACAGGGCGCTTTGCTTCCAGATTCCCACGAGGAACCGCTTTGATCGCCGCGCGGGCTTTGACCTGTGCCGGATTGCTGGTGGGGCTGATGCTGACCACGATGGGAAACACGGATGCCCCGGCCTTCTTCCTGCCGTGCATGTTCATTGGCATTGGGAACGGCTTGACCTTACCGCTGGCGAATATGGGCGCAATGTCATTGCATAGCGATCTTTCCGGCACGGCAGCCGGCTTGGCGGCAGCCATGCAAATGGGCGGCGGCGCGGTCATTGTTTCTATTGCTGGAATTCTCCTGCCCGAGGCAGACACCCATGCCCTATTGGCCATGATGCTGAGCGTCGCGCTGCTCGCCCTGTTCGCTGCAACCGTCGTGGCACTCCTGGAGCGACCGCTGACAACAGCACATAGACCTGGATGA